In Equus caballus isolate H_3958 breed thoroughbred chromosome 7, TB-T2T, whole genome shotgun sequence, one DNA window encodes the following:
- the DIRAS1 gene encoding GTP-binding protein Di-Ras1, translated as MPEQSNDYRVVVFGAGGVGKSSLVLRFVKGTFRDTYIPTIEDTYRQVISCDKSVCTLQITDTTGSHQFPAMQRLSISKGHAFILVFSVTSKQSLEELGPIYQLIVQIKGSVEDIPVMLVGNKCDETQREVDTREAQAVAREWKCAFMETSAKMNYNVKELFQELLTLETRRNMSLNIDGKRSSKQKRTDRIKGKCVLM; from the coding sequence ATGCCCGAACAGAGCAATGACTACCGAGTGGTGGTGTTCGGGGCGGGCGGAGTGGGCAAGAGCTCTCTCGTGCTACGCTTCGTGAAGGGTACTTTCCGGGACACCTACATCCCCACCATCGAGGACACCTACCGGCAGGTGATCAGCTGCGACAAGAGCGTGTGCACGCTGCAGATCACCGACACCACGGGCAGCCACCAGTTCCCCGCCATGCAGCGGCTGTCCATCTCCAAGGGCCACGCCTTCATCCTGGTCTTCTCGGTCACCAGCAAGCAGTCGCTGGAGGAGCTGGGGCCCATCTACCAGCTCATCGTGCAGATCAAGGGCAGCGTGGAGGACATCCCCGTCATGCTGGTGGGCAACAAGTGCGACGAGACGCAGCGGGAGGTGGACACCCGCGAGGCCCAGGCCGTGGCGCGGGAGTGGAAATGCGCCTTCATGGAGACCTCGGCCAAGATGAATTACAACGTCAAGGAGCTCTTCCAGGAGCTGCTCACGCTGGAGACGCGCCGGAACATGAGCCTGAACATCGACGGTAAGCGCTCCAGCAAGCAGAAGAGGACAGACCGCATCAAGGGCAAGTGCGTCCTCATGTGA